A genomic window from Polaribacter gangjinensis includes:
- a CDS encoding Rne/Rng family ribonuclease, producing MKTELIIRSNSADIDFALLRDGKLIELNNETTGNKFSVGDIFLAKIGKVLTGLNAAFVNVGFPKDGFLHYHDLGPQVNSLNSFIKKVSTGKYKEFTFKNFQFQEDINKDGSISDVLKTGQNLLVQIVKEPISTKGPRLSSELSIAGRYLVLVPFSNRVSVSQKIEDPEEKERLKRLAKSIKPKGFGVILRTVAEGKKVAELDKDLQNSLERWKTMCKRIANTNTPTKILSELNRASSILRDVMNDSFTSIVTNDETLYDEIKEYLQEIYPEKEKIVTLHNAQVPIFEKYGIERQIKTSFGKTVSMSKGAYLVIEHTEALHVIDVNSGNRSNKAGSQEETALEVNLIAATEIARQLQLRDMGGIIVVDFIDMHNADNRNKLYQHLKEAMSLDRTKHKILPPSKFGLVQITRQRVRPELSIQTTETDPNGNGQQVEAPIVLLDKIEADLEKLLYNLKSNKSTNKKIQLHIHPFIAAYLTKGVNSIRFKWYLKHKKWISIIPRDAYTYLHYEFISEEEKSVV from the coding sequence ATGAAAACAGAATTAATCATTCGTTCCAATTCAGCTGATATTGATTTTGCCTTATTAAGAGATGGAAAACTTATTGAATTGAATAATGAAACAACTGGTAACAAATTTTCTGTTGGCGATATTTTTTTAGCTAAAATAGGAAAAGTGTTAACAGGTTTAAATGCAGCCTTTGTAAATGTTGGATTTCCAAAAGACGGATTTTTACATTATCATGATTTAGGTCCGCAAGTAAACTCATTAAACTCTTTCATTAAGAAAGTAAGCACAGGTAAGTATAAAGAATTCACTTTTAAAAATTTCCAATTCCAAGAAGACATCAACAAAGACGGTAGTATCAGTGATGTTTTAAAAACAGGACAAAATTTATTAGTTCAAATTGTAAAAGAGCCCATTTCAACCAAAGGTCCAAGACTTAGTTCTGAGCTGTCTATTGCAGGCAGATATTTGGTGTTAGTTCCATTTTCTAACCGAGTTTCAGTTTCGCAGAAAATTGAAGATCCAGAAGAAAAAGAACGTTTAAAAAGATTGGCAAAAAGCATCAAACCTAAAGGTTTTGGTGTTATTTTAAGAACTGTTGCAGAAGGTAAAAAAGTAGCAGAGTTAGACAAAGATTTGCAAAATTCATTAGAGCGCTGGAAAACAATGTGCAAAAGAATTGCAAACACAAACACACCAACCAAAATTTTAAGCGAACTAAACAGAGCATCTTCAATTCTTAGAGATGTAATGAATGATTCTTTTACAAGTATTGTAACTAATGATGAAACTCTTTACGATGAAATTAAAGAGTATTTACAAGAAATTTATCCTGAAAAAGAAAAAATCGTGACGCTACACAACGCACAAGTGCCAATTTTTGAAAAATATGGCATAGAAAGACAAATTAAAACTTCATTTGGCAAAACTGTGTCAATGAGTAAAGGTGCTTATTTAGTAATAGAGCACACAGAAGCGTTACATGTTATTGATGTTAATAGCGGAAACCGTTCTAACAAAGCAGGTTCTCAAGAAGAAACAGCCTTAGAAGTAAATTTAATTGCAGCCACAGAAATAGCACGTCAGTTACAATTGCGTGATATGGGAGGCATTATTGTAGTTGATTTTATTGATATGCATAATGCTGATAACAGAAACAAATTGTATCAGCACTTAAAAGAGGCCATGTCATTAGACAGAACAAAACACAAAATTTTACCACCCAGCAAATTTGGATTGGTACAAATTACAAGACAAAGGGTTAGACCTGAATTGAGTATACAAACTACCGAAACTGATCCGAATGGAAACGGACAACAAGTAGAAGCTCCCATTGTTTTGTTAGACAAAATAGAAGCTGATTTAGAGAAACTTCTCTATAATTTAAAAAGCAATAAATCAACCAACAAGAAGATTCAATTACACATTCATCCTTTTATTGCAGCTTATCTAACAAAAGGAGTAAATTCTATTCGTTTTAAATGGTATTTAAAACACAAAAAGTGGATTTCAATTATACCTAGAGATGCTTACACATACTTACATTACGAATTCATTTCGGAAGAAGAAAAATCTGTAGTGTAA
- a CDS encoding HU family DNA-binding protein, protein MTKADIVSKISDKSGIEKTDVLNVVESFMAEVKGALEQGDNVYLRGFGSFIIKTRAEKTGRNISKNTTIKIPAHNIPSFKPAKTFTEGVKNKVVVK, encoded by the coding sequence ATGACGAAAGCAGATATCGTATCTAAAATTTCAGACAAATCAGGAATTGAAAAAACAGACGTTTTAAACGTAGTTGAATCTTTTATGGCTGAAGTGAAAGGTGCATTAGAACAAGGAGACAATGTGTATTTAAGAGGTTTTGGTAGTTTTATCATCAAAACTAGAGCAGAAAAAACAGGTAGAAATATTTCAAAAAACACTACTATTAAAATTCCAGCTCACAATATTCCATCTTTTAAACCAGCAAAAACGTTTACTGAAGGAGTAAAAAACAAAGTTGTAGTAAAATAA
- the mutY gene encoding A/G-specific adenine glycosylase — protein sequence MIFSEILIFWYNKNKRELPWRNTKNPYFIWLSEIMLQQTRVAQGMSYYLKFTENYPTISHLANASETEVLKMWQGLGYYSRARNLHHTAKYISHELNGKFPSTFKEIIALKGIGDYTASAIASICFDEPTAVVDGNVYRVLARYFGIETPINSTAGIKEFKELAQSLLDKTQPGTFNQAIMDFGAIVCKPQNPLCDGCPFSESCVALQRNLTKDLPLKEQKIKVKKRYFNYLVVITDDDKTILTQRNDKGIWQGLYQFPLIETNKSVNEKELISSKEFIDLLPEETTISLFNPKEIIHKLSHQHLYTHFWIVETSSNQHAKILWKTIQNFPVPVLIANFLAQFELKK from the coding sequence ATGATTTTTTCTGAAATTTTAATTTTTTGGTACAACAAAAACAAGCGCGAATTGCCTTGGAGAAATACAAAAAATCCATATTTTATTTGGCTTTCCGAAATAATGTTGCAGCAAACTCGTGTTGCGCAAGGCATGAGTTATTATCTAAAATTTACAGAAAATTATCCTACAATTTCTCATTTGGCAAACGCTTCTGAAACTGAAGTTTTAAAGATGTGGCAAGGATTAGGATATTATTCTAGAGCTAGAAATCTACATCACACAGCAAAATATATAAGCCACGAATTGAATGGAAAATTTCCATCAACTTTCAAAGAAATCATCGCTTTAAAAGGAATTGGAGATTATACAGCTTCTGCAATTGCTTCTATTTGTTTTGATGAACCTACTGCTGTTGTTGACGGAAACGTTTATAGAGTTTTGGCACGTTATTTCGGAATTGAAACTCCTATAAATTCTACTGCAGGAATTAAAGAATTCAAAGAATTAGCACAATCATTATTAGATAAAACTCAACCAGGAACATTTAATCAAGCCATTATGGATTTTGGCGCAATTGTTTGCAAACCCCAAAATCCGTTGTGTGATGGATGTCCATTTTCAGAAAGTTGTGTGGCACTTCAAAGAAATCTAACGAAAGATTTGCCCTTAAAAGAGCAAAAAATCAAGGTAAAAAAACGGTATTTTAATTATTTGGTTGTTATTACTGATGATGATAAAACAATACTAACTCAAAGAAATGACAAAGGAATTTGGCAAGGTTTATATCAATTTCCGTTGATAGAAACTAACAAAAGTGTCAATGAAAAAGAACTTATATCATCCAAAGAATTTATAGATTTACTTCCTGAAGAAACTACAATTTCACTGTTCAATCCAAAAGAAATTATCCATAAATTATCACATCAACATTTATATACTCATTTTTGGATTGTGGAAACTTCATCAAACCAACATGCTAAAATTCTTTGGAAAACAATTCAAAATTTTCCTGTTCCTGTATTGATTGCAAATTTTTTAGCGCAATTTGAATTGAAAAAGTAA
- a CDS encoding single-stranded DNA-binding protein — MAGTINKVILIGNLGDEVKIHYFDGGDSIGRFPLATSETYVSKQTGEKITNTDWHNVVVKNKLAEICEKYLVKGDKVYVEGKLKNRQWEQDGIKRYATEIHATELTMLSNKKSAENNPNVSKNSQPTSVISVSHTDENDDLPF, encoded by the coding sequence ATGGCAGGAACCATTAATAAAGTGATACTTATTGGAAATTTAGGCGACGAAGTTAAAATACATTATTTTGACGGTGGTGATTCTATTGGGCGTTTTCCATTGGCAACTAGCGAAACTTATGTAAGCAAGCAAACTGGAGAAAAAATTACAAATACGGATTGGCATAATGTGGTTGTAAAAAATAAATTAGCTGAAATTTGCGAAAAATATTTGGTGAAAGGTGACAAAGTTTACGTTGAGGGCAAATTGAAAAACCGTCAATGGGAACAAGATGGAATTAAGCGCTATGCAACTGAAATTCACGCTACTGAATTGACAATGCTATCAAATAAAAAAAGTGCTGAAAACAATCCAAATGTTTCAAAAAACAGTCAACCAACATCCGTAATTAGCGTGAGTCATACTGATGAAAATGACGATTTGCCATTTTAA
- a CDS encoding gliding motility-associated protein GldE: protein MDPDPEPLFILFTSFNILIVINAIVLIFLLIASALISGTEVAFFSLSQTDLNILSNQAKGESIVVKLLERPRKLLATVLIANNFINILIVLLFATLAENLFGDFDYLLNLYFFQIPIRFLIEVILVTFLILLFGEVLPKIYASRNALNFSRKMSKFINFINTILTPFSMPLIWLTKFIERNLGNMNSNFNVETLSQALELTSEGATTKEEQKILEGIVNFGNTETVQIMTPRIDIFAISVDESFEDVLKKILEKGYSRNPVYKDNIDHIIGVLYAKDLLAHLNKTSFKWQNLVRAAFFVPENKKLDDLLDDFRGRKNHLAIVVDEYGGTCGLVTLEDVIEEIVGDINDEFDDEDLSYLKIDENNYVFEGKTTIKDFCRVLDDEDEDIFEREKGESETLAGFILEISGKFPKKGEKINFKNYTFTIEALDKKRIKQIKATRNA, encoded by the coding sequence TTGGATCCAGATCCTGAACCTTTATTTATTTTATTTACAAGCTTCAATATACTTATTGTAATCAATGCAATTGTACTGATTTTTTTACTAATTGCTTCTGCACTAATTTCAGGAACTGAAGTCGCTTTTTTCTCTCTTTCCCAAACTGATTTAAACATTTTGTCAAATCAAGCAAAAGGTGAAAGTATTGTGGTAAAATTATTAGAGCGACCAAGAAAATTACTAGCAACCGTTTTAATTGCAAATAATTTTATCAACATTTTAATTGTGTTGTTATTTGCCACATTAGCTGAAAACTTATTTGGTGATTTTGATTATTTATTAAACTTGTACTTCTTTCAAATTCCTATTCGATTTTTAATTGAAGTAATCTTGGTTACCTTCTTAATATTGTTGTTTGGAGAAGTTTTACCAAAAATTTATGCTTCGAGAAATGCATTGAATTTTTCTAGAAAAATGTCGAAATTCATCAATTTCATCAATACAATTTTAACACCATTCAGCATGCCTTTAATTTGGTTAACAAAATTTATTGAAAGAAATTTAGGCAATATGAACTCCAATTTTAATGTAGAAACACTCTCTCAAGCATTAGAATTAACTTCTGAAGGCGCAACAACAAAAGAAGAACAAAAAATTTTAGAAGGAATTGTCAATTTCGGGAACACAGAAACCGTTCAAATTATGACACCTAGAATCGATATTTTTGCAATATCAGTAGATGAATCTTTTGAAGATGTTCTAAAAAAAATTCTCGAAAAAGGCTATTCTAGAAATCCAGTTTATAAAGACAACATTGATCATATTATCGGAGTTTTATATGCCAAAGATTTATTGGCGCATTTAAACAAAACTAGTTTTAAATGGCAAAATTTAGTACGCGCTGCATTTTTTGTTCCTGAAAATAAAAAGCTTGATGATTTATTAGATGATTTTAGAGGACGAAAAAATCACTTGGCAATTGTGGTGGATGAATATGGAGGCACTTGTGGTTTGGTAACTTTAGAGGATGTAATTGAAGAAATCGTAGGCGATATCAATGACGAATTTGATGATGAAGATTTGTCATATTTAAAGATTGATGAGAACAACTATGTTTTTGAAGGTAAAACCACCATTAAAGATTTTTGTAGAGTTTTGGATGATGAAGATGAAGATATTTTTGAACGTGAAAAAGGAGAGAGTGAAACTTTAGCAGGTTTTATTTTAGAAATTTCAGGAAAATTTCCTAAAAAAGGAGAGAAAATAAATTTCAAGAATTACACGTTTACCATAGAAGCTTTAGATAAAAAACGCATCAAACAAATTAAAGCCACCAGAAATGCGTAA
- the gldD gene encoding gliding motility lipoprotein GldD — MRNFFLFYLLSFLFFIFSCNSDFLPKPKAYLSLEYPEKEYQNLAIERPYTFDIQQNTKIIDEPNNWLKIQYPNLKASLDITYKPIENNLQELLVDAEKLVFKHAVKAEQIIPKDFLNYEKRVFGSLYEITGNAASNLQFHATDSTHHFIKGALYFYAKPHYDSILPAVEYIKKDILQLIETIEWKK; from the coding sequence ATGCGTAATTTTTTTCTCTTTTATCTTTTATCTTTTCTGTTTTTTATTTTTTCTTGTAATTCAGATTTTTTACCAAAACCAAAAGCGTATTTAAGCCTTGAGTATCCTGAAAAGGAATATCAAAATTTAGCTATTGAAAGACCTTATACTTTTGATATTCAACAAAATACAAAAATAATCGATGAACCTAATAATTGGTTAAAAATTCAATATCCAAACTTAAAAGCTTCTTTAGATATCACTTACAAACCGATTGAAAATAACTTGCAAGAATTACTAGTTGATGCAGAAAAATTGGTTTTTAAACATGCTGTAAAAGCAGAACAAATCATTCCGAAGGATTTTTTGAATTATGAAAAAAGAGTCTTTGGTAGCTTGTATGAAATTACAGGAAATGCCGCATCAAACTTACAATTTCATGCAACTGATAGCACACATCATTTTATAAAAGGCGCACTCTATTTTTATGCAAAACCCCATTATGATTCCATTTTACCTGCAGTTGAATACATTAAAAAAGATATTTTACAACTGATAGAAACGATTGAATGGAAGAAATAA
- a CDS encoding HesA/MoeB/ThiF family protein produces MKPNKNQLFKRQITLSEIGEIGQEKLQNASVLIVGCGGLGSTIAVYLAASGIGKIHLVDFDTIDVSNLHRQVFYSLDDIGKPKASVLANFIKQRAPFTQVSFSNKAVTKDTIFELISTVDVVVDGTDSLTTKYLLNDACVLKKKPLVYGSLYKFDGYVASFNLLQQNGFFSANLRDAFPKMTTDIPNCETAGTLNAIVGLIATAQVNEVLKIITEVGKPLQNELLIYNSLKNSQLKMQLKPTFLKDKIQKIFDAESYFDASCETQNPNWLIHSFDLKEKLSSESLEIIAVLPNLQLPFQVSQTIPIQDFSIDKIQIDTSKTYIMVCQKGLNSYKATAILKNHFPDLNVFSLEGGIENYH; encoded by the coding sequence ATGAAACCTAATAAAAATCAACTTTTCAAACGTCAAATTACGTTATCAGAAATTGGTGAAATTGGACAAGAAAAACTCCAAAATGCCTCAGTTTTAATTGTTGGTTGTGGAGGTTTAGGAAGTACAATTGCTGTGTATTTGGCTGCGAGTGGCATTGGAAAAATTCATTTGGTAGATTTTGATACGATTGATGTCAGCAATTTGCACAGACAGGTTTTTTATTCGTTGGATGATATTGGGAAACCCAAAGCTTCAGTTTTAGCTAATTTTATCAAACAAAGAGCCCCATTTACACAAGTGAGTTTTAGCAACAAAGCTGTTACAAAAGATACCATTTTTGAGTTGATTTCAACAGTTGATGTTGTGGTTGATGGGACAGATTCTTTGACCACAAAATACTTATTAAATGATGCCTGTGTACTGAAAAAAAAGCCTCTAGTGTATGGTTCTTTGTATAAGTTTGATGGCTATGTAGCAAGTTTCAATTTGCTACAACAAAACGGATTTTTCTCTGCAAATTTAAGAGATGCTTTTCCTAAAATGACTACTGATATTCCAAATTGCGAAACTGCAGGAACTTTGAATGCAATTGTTGGATTGATTGCAACTGCACAAGTAAATGAGGTTTTGAAAATTATCACTGAAGTAGGAAAACCACTTCAAAATGAATTATTGATTTACAATTCTTTGAAAAATTCACAATTGAAAATGCAACTAAAACCTACTTTTTTAAAAGATAAAATTCAGAAAATTTTTGATGCTGAAAGTTATTTTGATGCGAGTTGCGAAACTCAAAATCCAAATTGGTTGATTCATTCTTTTGACTTGAAAGAGAAATTATCATCAGAAAGTTTAGAAATTATTGCAGTTTTGCCAAACTTACAATTGCCTTTTCAAGTTTCTCAAACCATTCCAATTCAAGATTTTTCAATTGATAAAATTCAAATTGATACGTCAAAAACATACATAATGGTTTGCCAAAAAGGATTGAATAGCTACAAAGCAACTGCCATTTTAAAAAATCATTTTCCTGATTTGAACGTGTTTAGTTTGGAGGGTGGAATTGAAAATTATCACTAA